A portion of the Corynebacterium occultum genome contains these proteins:
- a CDS encoding NAD(P)/FAD-dependent oxidoreductase has translation MSTPRDSYHHLIIGGGVAADKAARAIRKADPETSIGILSADGDGPVYRPALTKDLWHGEDEDPASQDLHTVADTGAELFTGVEVTALDPAAHTVTTTQGHTVSYGQLLLATGSTARRFGAFEDERLIYLRGVSDYRRLRELARPGKKIAVVGGGYIGSEIAAGLSTTGAEVSTYFMNETLLDNMFPPSITTHLEKVFAAHGIRLFPGFQLDSLELGEQITLHDKTGQQATADVVVLGLGAVLNTRLAEAAGLELRAGAVAVDARLRTSAEDIFAAGDIAHFEDPIFGPRHIEHMDMAERSGRTAGRNMAGGKEDFHYTPLFYSDLFEDGYEALGRLSTHFELIEVWDEAKSAAVIWYLEDDKVTGVLLWNTWRSVPKAREVAAASRAGTLAPAELGGQITPGGTAPWQEKT, from the coding sequence ATGTCGACACCCAGAGACAGCTATCACCATCTGATCATCGGGGGTGGGGTGGCCGCGGACAAGGCAGCCCGGGCCATCCGCAAGGCTGATCCGGAGACCAGCATCGGCATCCTCTCAGCCGATGGGGACGGTCCGGTCTACCGCCCGGCCCTGACCAAGGACCTCTGGCACGGGGAGGACGAGGACCCCGCCTCCCAGGACCTGCACACCGTGGCTGACACCGGTGCGGAACTTTTCACCGGGGTGGAGGTCACAGCCCTTGATCCGGCCGCGCACACCGTCACCACCACCCAGGGGCACACCGTGAGCTACGGCCAGCTGCTGCTGGCGACAGGTTCCACCGCCCGACGTTTCGGGGCCTTCGAGGATGAACGCCTGATCTACCTGCGCGGGGTGTCCGACTACCGCCGCCTACGGGAACTGGCGCGGCCCGGCAAGAAGATCGCCGTGGTCGGGGGAGGTTATATCGGCTCCGAGATCGCCGCCGGGTTATCCACCACCGGCGCTGAGGTCAGCACCTATTTCATGAATGAGACACTGCTGGACAACATGTTCCCACCCTCCATCACCACCCACCTGGAGAAGGTGTTTGCAGCACACGGCATCAGACTCTTCCCCGGCTTCCAACTGGACTCCCTGGAACTCGGTGAGCAGATCACCCTCCACGATAAAACCGGTCAACAGGCCACCGCGGATGTGGTGGTCCTCGGCCTGGGGGCGGTACTCAACACCCGACTTGCCGAAGCTGCCGGCCTGGAACTGCGCGCCGGGGCGGTGGCCGTGGACGCACGGTTGCGCACCAGTGCGGAAGATATCTTCGCCGCCGGTGACATCGCACATTTCGAGGACCCGATCTTCGGGCCACGCCATATCGAGCACATGGACATGGCGGAACGTTCCGGGCGCACCGCGGGACGCAACATGGCAGGTGGGAAAGAAGACTTCCACTACACCCCGCTGTTCTACTCCGATCTTTTCGAGGACGGCTATGAGGCCCTCGGCAGGCTCTCCACCCACTTCGAGCTGATCGAGGTCTGGGATGAGGCAAAGTCAGCTGCGGTGATCTGGTACCTGGAGGACGACAAGGTCACCGGTGTACTGCTGTGGAACACCTGGCGCAGCGTGCCCAAGGCCCGTGAGGTGGCTGCCGCTTCCCGCGCCGGGACGTTGGCTCCGGCGGAGTTGGGTGGGCAGATCACCCCGGGTGGGACGGCGCCCTGGCAGGAGAAAACCTGA
- a CDS encoding phosphoketolase family protein — protein MTFPTKTTSPLDPEELALIDAWWRAANYLSVGQIYLLDNPLLRRPLQPEDIKPRLLGHWGTTPGLNLIYAHLNRVIRQGELSAIYVTGPGHGGPGIVANTYLEGTYSEVYPRVGRDEEGLRRLFRQFSFPGGIPSHVAPETPGSINEGGELGYSLMHAYGAAFDNPDLLVACVIGDGEAESGPLAASWHSNKFLDPVHDGAVLPILHLNGYKIANPTILARIPEDELRSLMEGYGHTPYFVGGDDPEQVHQDLAGVLDEVVAEIRRIQDAAREGGETRRGKWPMIVLRTPKGWTGPGEVDGVAVEGTWRSHQVPLSGVHDNPEHLLQLERWLRSYRPGELFDEHGALNPEIAALAPVGEQRMSAHPATNGGSILIPLDLPDFRDYAVPVSSPATTSHEATRVLGSYLRDVIRANPDNFRLMGPDETASNRLSAVFEDTDRVWQGEIFSSDEDLAPTGRVMEVLSEHLCQGWLEGYLLTGRHGLFSSYEAFIYIVDSMVNQHAKWLKVSRGISWRAPVASLNYLLTSHVWRQDHNGFSHQDPGFIDHLVNKKAEIVRVYLPADANTLLSVADHCLRSRDYINLIVAGKQPGLSYLSMEEAVRHATRGIGIWDWAGTERLALERGEEATLPDVVLACAGDIPTLETLAAADLLRQHLPTLKVRVVNVVDLMRLQSEKEHPHGLSDAGFDAIFTPDRPVVFAYHGYPSLIHRLTYRRRNHANIHVRGFREEGTTTTPFDMVMLNELDRFSLVMEVIDRVPGLQGAVVSLRQEMEDNRLRARAYTRQHGEDDPEISGWSWPHATGEK, from the coding sequence ATGACCTTCCCGACCAAGACCACCTCTCCGCTTGACCCGGAGGAACTTGCCCTCATTGATGCCTGGTGGCGTGCCGCCAATTATCTGTCGGTGGGCCAGATCTACCTGTTGGACAACCCCCTGCTCCGGCGGCCCCTGCAACCAGAGGACATCAAGCCGCGGTTGCTGGGGCACTGGGGTACCACCCCGGGTCTCAATCTCATCTACGCACACCTGAATCGGGTGATCAGGCAGGGGGAGCTGTCGGCGATCTATGTCACCGGGCCGGGTCACGGTGGTCCGGGAATCGTGGCGAACACCTACCTGGAGGGCACCTATAGCGAGGTGTATCCCCGGGTCGGGCGGGATGAGGAGGGGTTACGGCGGTTGTTCCGTCAGTTCTCCTTCCCCGGTGGGATCCCCAGCCATGTGGCCCCGGAAACCCCGGGGTCGATCAATGAGGGCGGTGAGCTGGGTTATTCCCTGATGCACGCCTATGGTGCGGCCTTCGACAACCCTGATCTGCTGGTGGCCTGTGTGATCGGTGACGGGGAGGCAGAGAGTGGTCCGTTGGCCGCCAGCTGGCACTCCAATAAATTCCTGGACCCGGTGCATGATGGTGCGGTCCTGCCGATCCTGCATCTCAACGGCTATAAGATCGCCAACCCCACGATTCTGGCCCGGATACCGGAAGATGAGCTGCGCAGCCTGATGGAGGGCTATGGGCACACCCCTTATTTCGTCGGCGGGGATGATCCGGAGCAGGTGCACCAGGACCTGGCCGGGGTGCTGGATGAGGTGGTGGCTGAAATCAGGCGGATCCAGGACGCTGCCCGGGAGGGTGGGGAAACCCGGCGGGGGAAGTGGCCGATGATCGTGTTGCGCACCCCCAAAGGCTGGACCGGCCCCGGGGAGGTGGATGGGGTGGCGGTGGAGGGTACCTGGCGTTCCCACCAGGTCCCGCTTTCCGGTGTCCACGACAACCCGGAGCATCTACTTCAGCTGGAGCGGTGGCTGCGCTCCTACCGCCCCGGGGAACTTTTTGATGAGCACGGTGCCCTCAACCCTGAGATTGCGGCGTTGGCACCGGTCGGGGAGCAGCGGATGAGCGCGCACCCCGCCACCAACGGTGGGAGCATCCTGATTCCGCTGGACCTGCCTGATTTCCGGGACTACGCAGTTCCGGTCAGCTCCCCGGCCACCACCTCCCATGAGGCGACCCGGGTGTTGGGTTCCTACCTGCGGGATGTGATCAGGGCCAATCCGGATAATTTCCGGCTGATGGGCCCGGATGAGACGGCCAGCAACCGGTTGAGTGCGGTTTTTGAGGACACCGACCGGGTGTGGCAGGGTGAGATCTTTTCCTCCGATGAGGATCTGGCACCGACGGGCCGGGTCATGGAGGTGCTTTCCGAGCATCTGTGCCAGGGATGGTTGGAGGGTTATCTGCTGACTGGTCGGCACGGGCTCTTCTCCTCTTATGAGGCCTTCATCTACATTGTCGATTCCATGGTCAACCAGCATGCGAAATGGCTCAAGGTCAGCCGCGGAATTTCCTGGCGGGCCCCTGTCGCCTCCCTGAACTATCTGCTGACCTCCCATGTCTGGCGGCAGGACCACAACGGTTTCTCCCACCAGGATCCGGGGTTCATTGATCATCTGGTGAACAAGAAGGCGGAGATCGTGCGGGTGTACCTGCCGGCGGATGCCAATACCCTGCTCTCGGTGGCTGATCATTGTCTGCGCAGCCGGGACTACATCAACCTGATCGTGGCGGGTAAACAACCGGGTCTGTCCTACCTCTCCATGGAGGAGGCGGTGCGGCATGCGACCCGTGGCATCGGGATCTGGGACTGGGCGGGAACTGAAAGGCTCGCCCTCGAACGTGGGGAGGAGGCGACGCTTCCCGACGTCGTGCTGGCCTGTGCGGGGGACATCCCCACGCTTGAGACCCTGGCTGCGGCTGATCTGTTGCGTCAGCATCTGCCGACACTGAAGGTTCGGGTGGTCAATGTGGTTGACCTGATGCGATTGCAGTCCGAGAAGGAGCATCCCCACGGTCTGTCCGACGCCGGGTTTGATGCGATCTTCACCCCGGATCGGCCGGTGGTCTTCGCCTATCACGGTTATCCCAGCCTGATCCACCGGCTGACCTACCGGCGTCGCAACCACGCCAATATCCATGTCCGGGGTTTCCGGGAGGAGGGGACCACCACCACCCCCTTCGACATGGTGATGCTCAATGAGCTGGATCGTTTCAGCCTGGTGATGGAGGTCATCGACCGGGTTCCCGGCCTGCAGGGGGCGGTGGTCTCGCTGCGCCAGGAGATGGAGGATAACCGATTGCGGGCCCGGGCATACACCCGCCAGCATGGGGAGGATGATCCGGAGATCAGTGGGTGGAGCTGGCCGCATGCCACGGGGGAGAAGTAA
- a CDS encoding XdhC family protein yields MADDDDFWAEMTPALMAGQSFVLATVVATSSSAPRPPGAHMAVLGDGLVIGSLSGGCVEADVVACAEEVAATGESLLRDYGYSEDTAFGVGLTCGGSIRVLLEQIRENELGFYRDLAAYVGAGIPVATITALGGPQRGQRELLSPHPGQVFGETLQQQARDMLGRQHSALSGAHFIRSYSGPEHLVIFGSNAFAAALCRLAKITGYRVTICDARATFTTPERFPDADDIVVQQPHKYLAELEVNQRTILCALTHDPKFDDPLLSAALQTPAQFIGAMGSRHTSQQRFTRLRHLGVSEADLARLHAPLGLDLGAHTPTETAVSMLAEIISARRGGSNRPLNQTKGRIHDSG; encoded by the coding sequence ATGGCAGATGATGATGATTTCTGGGCGGAGATGACCCCTGCCCTGATGGCCGGCCAGAGTTTTGTGCTGGCCACGGTGGTGGCCACCTCCTCCAGCGCACCCCGACCACCCGGTGCCCACATGGCCGTCCTCGGGGATGGCCTGGTCATCGGCAGCCTATCCGGGGGATGTGTGGAAGCGGATGTGGTGGCCTGCGCGGAAGAGGTCGCCGCCACCGGGGAGTCCCTGCTCCGGGACTATGGCTACAGCGAGGACACCGCCTTCGGGGTCGGCCTGACCTGTGGTGGGTCCATCCGGGTACTGCTGGAACAGATCAGGGAAAATGAACTGGGGTTCTACCGGGACCTGGCGGCCTACGTGGGGGCAGGTATCCCGGTGGCCACCATCACCGCACTGGGTGGCCCGCAGCGTGGTCAGCGCGAACTACTGAGCCCCCACCCCGGGCAGGTTTTCGGGGAAACCCTCCAGCAACAGGCCAGAGACATGCTGGGGCGCCAACACTCCGCCCTGAGCGGAGCACACTTCATCCGCAGCTACAGCGGGCCCGAACACCTGGTCATCTTCGGGTCCAACGCCTTCGCCGCTGCACTGTGCCGCCTGGCCAAGATCACCGGCTACAGGGTCACCATCTGTGATGCCCGGGCAACATTCACCACCCCGGAACGTTTTCCCGATGCCGATGACATCGTGGTGCAACAACCCCATAAATACCTCGCCGAACTTGAGGTTAATCAACGCACCATACTCTGTGCCCTGACCCATGACCCGAAATTCGATGATCCGCTCCTGAGTGCGGCGCTGCAAACCCCGGCCCAGTTCATCGGCGCCATGGGATCACGCCACACCAGCCAACAGCGCTTCACCCGCCTGCGACACCTGGGTGTCAGCGAGGCGGACCTGGCCAGACTTCACGCACCCCTCGGCCTGGACCTAGGTGCCCACACCCCCACGGAAACCGCGGTGTCCATGCTCGCGGAGATCATCTCCGCGCGCCGGGGTGGGTCAAACCGGCCGCTGAACCAGACGAAGGGGCGTATTCATGATTCCGGATGA